In the Mus pahari chromosome 19, PAHARI_EIJ_v1.1, whole genome shotgun sequence genome, one interval contains:
- the Six5 gene encoding homeobox protein SIX5, producing the protein MATSPAERSAGPAARGEAAAAATEEPEEEARQLLQTLQAAEGEAAAAGAGDAAAAADSGSPSGPGSPRETVTEAPTGLRFSPEQVACVCEALLQAGHAGRLSRFLGALPPAERLRGSDPVLRARALVAFQRGEYAELYQLLESRPFPAAHHAFLQDLYLRARYHEAERARGRALGAVDKYRLRKKFPLPKTIWDGEETVYCFKERSRAALKACYRGNRYPTPDEKRRLATLTGLSLTQVSNWFKNRRQRDRTGTGGGAPCKSESDGNPTTEDESSRSPEDLERGVASVAAEAPAQSSIFLAGATSPATCPASSPILVNGSFLAAGSPPAVLLNGSPVIINSLALGEGSSLGPLLLTGGGAPQPQPSLQGVSEAKNSLVLDPQTGEVRLDEAQSEAPETKGVHGATGEEIPGTLSQVVPGPPPASTFPLTPGAMPAVAAPQVVPLSPSSGYPTGLSPTSPRLNLPQVVPTSQVVTLPQAVGPLQLLAAGPGSPVKVAAAAGPTNVHLINSSVGVTALQLPSSTAPGNFLLANPVSGSPIVTGVAVQQGKIILTATFPTSMLVSQVLPPAPSLALPLKQEPAITVPEGALPVGPSPTLPEGHTLGPVSTQPLPPASVVTSGTSLPFSPDSGLLSSFPAPLPEGLMLSPAAVPVWPAGLELSTGVEGLGTQATHTVLRLPDPDPQGLLLGATTGTEVDEGLEAEAKVLTQLQSVPVEEPLEL; encoded by the exons ATGGCTACCTCGCCTGCGGAGCGGAGCGCGGGGCCCGCGGCTCGgggggaggcggcggcggcggcgaccgAGGAGCCGGAGGAGGAAGCGCGGCAGCTTCTGCAGACTCTGCAGGCAGCCGAGGgggaggcggcggcggccggGGCGGGAgatgcggcggcggcggcggattCTGGGTCCCCGAGCGGTCCGGGGTCTCCCCGGGAGACCGTGACCGAGGCGCCCACCGGCCTTCGCTTCTCGCCCGAACAGGTGGCATGCGTGTGCGAGGCGCTGCTGCAGGCGGGCCACGCCGGCCGCCTGAGCCGCTTCCTGGGCGCGCTGCCCCCGGCCGAGCGCCTACGTGGCAGCGATCCGGTGCTGCGCGCGCGGGCCCTGGTGGCCTTCCAGCGGGGCGAATACGCCGAGCTCTACCAACTTCTCGAGAGCCGCCCTTTCCCCGCCGCCCACCACGCCTTCCTGCAGGACCTCTACCTGCGCGCGCGCTACCACGAGGCCGAGCGGGCCCGTGGCCGGGCGCTGGGCGCGGTGGACAAATACCGGCTGCGCAAGAAGTTCCCTCTGCCCAAGACCATCTGGGATGGCGAGGAGACCGTCTATTGCTTCAAGGAGCGCTCGCGAGCGGCGCTCAAGGCCTGCTACCGCGGCAACCGCTATCCCACGCCCGACGAGAAGCGCCGCCTGGCCACGCTCACCGGCCTCTCGCTTACACAGGTCAGCAACTGGTTCAAGAACCGGCGACAGCGCGACCGCACTGGGACCGGCGGTGGAGCGCCTTGCAAAAG CGAGTCTGATGGGAACCCCACTACCGAGGATGAGTCCAGCCGCAGTCCAGAGGACCTGGAGAGGGGTGTGGCCTCCGTGGCTGCTGAGGCCCCCGCCCAGAGTTCCATCTTCCTGGCGGGGGCCACCTCTCCGGCAACGTGCCCGGCCTCCTCTCCGATCCTAGTGAATGGGAGCTTCCTGGCCGCCGGCAGCCCCCCAGCAGTGCTCCTTAATGGCAGCCCCGTCATTATCAATAGCTTGGCCCTAGGAGAGGGCTCCAGCTTGGGGCCCTTGTTACTCACAGGAGGAGGTGCCCCTCAACCACAGCCCAGTCTCCAAGGGGTCAGTGAGGCCAAGAATTCTCTGGTCCTGGACCCTCAGACGGGAGAGGTTCGACTGGATGAGGCTCAGTCTGAGGCCCCTGAGACCAAAGGGGTTCATGGGGCTACTGGAGAGGAAATCCCAGGAACCCTGTCCCAAGTAGTCCCAGGCcccccacctgcctccacctttccTCTGACCCCGGGAGCCATGCCCGCCGTAGCTGCTCCTCAGGTTGTCCCACTCTCCCCTTCTTCTGGGTACCCAACAGGCCTGAGCCCCACCTCCCCACGGCTGAACTTGCCCCAGGTGGTGCCCACCTCTCAGGTGGTGACCCTGCCTCAGGCTGTGGGGCCCCTCCAGCTGCTGGCAGCTGGGCCAGGCAGTCCTGTGAAGGTGGCAGCTGCAGCGGGGCCTACCAATGTGCACCTGATAAACTCTAGTGTGGGAGTGACTGCGCTGCAACTTCCCTCGTCCACTGCTCCAG GAAACTTCCTCCTGGCCAACCCTGTGTCTGGCAGCCCCATTGTCACTGGGGTAGCTGTGCAGCAGGGCAAGATCATCCTCACTGCCACCTTCCCCACCAGCATGCTCGTCTCCCAggtcctgcctcctgcccccagTCTAGCCCTGCCCCTGAAGCAAGAGCCAGCTATCACAGTGCCCGAAGGAGCCCTCCCAGTgggccccagccccaccctcccaGAGGGTCACACACTGGGGCCAGTCTCTACTCAGCCACTGCCACCTGCTTCTGTTGTCACCTCTGGCACCAGCCTGCCCTTCTCCCCGGACTCTGGCCTGCTTTCCAGCTTCCCAGCACCCCTCCCCGAGGGTCTGATGTTGTCACCTGCAGCTGTGCCAGTCTGGCCAGCAGGGCTGGAACTGAGCACAGGAGTAGAAGGGCTGGGGACACAGGCCACCCACACTGTGCTGAGGCTTCCAGACCCTGACCCTCAGGGACTGCTTCTGGGGGCTACAACAGGGACTGAGGTGGATGAGGGGCTAGAAGCTGAGGCCAAGGTCCTGACCCAGCTGCAGTCAGTACCCGTGGAGGAGCCCTTGGAACTGTGA